One part of the Gemmatimonadota bacterium genome encodes these proteins:
- a CDS encoding PKD domain-containing protein: MSVATITPTQFTGAVSAAVEAMRSMQGAMSPDETRQFESKWAPLYDFPTPEAVAYLNALLPLLQEFLALRSSIPMVSAELEAAWREAVMASSYNNESATREALAIAQQQLLLLQSLTRRMADIGQQVDALGDPPDATQAKARVRAHHDSALTVTQQLVPAFRLVPSSVHATVGEPVTFTVQASRLPAAYVIEWSFGDGTKASSRAKSLPHTFAKAGSFAVTAQLVKPSPRAVLATTSGTAVVNAAADGLVWVLQSVEPKLKKMKDDGYDAVGYYIGDHPNTTEHKYTPESHGVRFDVTQFTDVYLPTETRRVTLSSTVRVNFTPPPMRLAVGASFGSTATYSIKQSGDLRAGSLRPPA, from the coding sequence TTGAGCGTCGCGACCATCACCCCCACGCAGTTCACCGGTGCAGTGTCGGCGGCCGTGGAGGCGATGCGCAGCATGCAGGGGGCGATGTCACCTGACGAGACTCGGCAGTTCGAGTCGAAATGGGCGCCCCTCTACGACTTCCCCACGCCGGAAGCCGTCGCCTATCTCAACGCGCTGCTCCCGCTCCTGCAGGAGTTCCTCGCGCTCCGCTCCTCGATTCCCATGGTCTCGGCCGAACTCGAGGCCGCGTGGCGCGAGGCGGTGATGGCGTCGTCGTACAACAACGAATCGGCCACCCGTGAGGCACTGGCCATCGCGCAGCAGCAGCTGCTGCTGTTACAGTCCCTGACCCGACGCATGGCCGACATCGGCCAGCAAGTCGATGCGCTCGGCGATCCACCGGATGCCACGCAAGCCAAGGCGCGTGTTCGTGCGCATCACGACTCGGCACTCACGGTGACACAGCAGCTGGTGCCGGCGTTTCGCCTGGTACCGTCGTCGGTGCACGCCACCGTGGGGGAGCCCGTCACCTTCACCGTGCAGGCGAGCAGGCTGCCGGCGGCGTACGTGATCGAGTGGAGCTTTGGCGACGGCACGAAGGCATCGTCGCGGGCGAAGTCGCTGCCTCACACCTTCGCGAAAGCGGGATCGTTTGCCGTGACCGCACAGCTGGTGAAACCGTCGCCGCGCGCGGTGCTGGCCACGACATCGGGGACGGCGGTCGTGAACGCTGCCGCCGACGGCCTCGTGTGGGTGTTGCAGAGCGTGGAGCCGAAGCTGAAGAAGATGAAGGACGATGGGTACGATGCGGTCGGTTACTACATCGGGGACCATCCCAACACGACCGAGCACAAGTACACCCCCGAAAGCCACGGTGTACGCTTCGACGTGACGCAGTTCACGGACGTGTATCTCCCGACGGAAACACGGCGCGTGACGTTGTCCAGCACGGTCCGTGTCAACTTCACGCCACCGCCGATGCGGCTCGCCGTCGGTGCGTCGTTTGGCTCGACGGCCACCTATTCAATCAAGCAGTCCGGTGATCTTCGCGCGGGATCGCTCAGACCGCCGGCATGA
- a CDS encoding DNA alkylation repair protein encodes MAEPFKHLIKPALVHAAAQQLQRVWPAFDAPRFTALSVRGLESLELKARAMQVADALEATLPDDFAQAAGILEGALAPAESGDNMAGLQLADDGLKGWILWSAGEYVARRGLARPERALQALHAFTQRFTAEFAIRPIIVAHPELAFATLRRWTTDPSAHVRRLVSEGSRPRLPWGLQLKALIADPSPTLPLLSALQDDPSEYVRRSVANHLNDIAKDHPAIVAQWLEEHLKHASDERRALLQHASRTLIKRGDRRVLSAWGLGRDFRGTAALTITPRRVAVGESFTMTLTLRSTARSPQPLVIDYVGHHQKQDGRTSPKVFKGWRVTLPAGGELHLTKRHSMKVVTTRRYYPGKHAVDININGTTGASGHFTLTR; translated from the coding sequence CTGGCCGAGCCGTTCAAGCACCTCATCAAGCCCGCGCTGGTGCACGCCGCCGCGCAGCAGCTGCAACGCGTGTGGCCCGCGTTCGACGCACCGCGGTTCACCGCGCTGAGCGTGCGCGGGCTGGAATCGCTCGAACTCAAGGCGCGCGCCATGCAGGTCGCCGACGCGCTCGAGGCGACGCTTCCTGACGATTTCGCGCAAGCGGCCGGCATCCTAGAGGGCGCACTCGCGCCAGCCGAGTCTGGGGATAACATGGCGGGGCTCCAACTCGCCGATGACGGCCTCAAGGGGTGGATCCTCTGGTCGGCGGGCGAGTACGTGGCACGTCGCGGCCTCGCCCGACCGGAGCGCGCACTGCAGGCGTTGCACGCCTTCACGCAGCGTTTCACCGCCGAGTTCGCGATCCGCCCGATCATCGTGGCCCATCCCGAACTCGCCTTTGCCACGCTCAGGCGGTGGACCACCGACCCCAGCGCCCATGTGCGGCGCCTGGTGAGCGAGGGGAGCCGCCCACGCCTCCCGTGGGGGTTGCAGCTCAAGGCACTCATCGCCGACCCATCGCCCACGCTCCCGCTTCTCAGCGCCCTGCAGGATGACCCGAGCGAATACGTGCGACGGAGCGTGGCCAATCACCTCAACGACATCGCCAAAGATCATCCGGCCATCGTTGCGCAGTGGCTCGAGGAGCACCTGAAGCATGCCAGCGACGAGCGGCGCGCGCTGTTGCAGCACGCCAGCCGCACCCTCATCAAGCGCGGCGATCGCCGCGTGCTATCAGCGTGGGGGCTCGGGCGGGACTTCAGGGGGACGGCGGCGCTGACCATCACGCCGCGCCGGGTGGCCGTCGGCGAGTCGTTCACGATGACGCTGACCCTGCGCTCGACCGCCCGGTCGCCGCAGCCGTTGGTGATCGACTACGTGGGGCATCACCAGAAGCAGGACGGCCGCACATCACCCAAGGTCTTCAAGGGATGGCGCGTGACGCTCCCCGCCGGTGGCGAGTTGCACCTGACGAAGCGCCACTCCATGAAGGTGGTCACCACCCGGCGCTACTACCCCGGAAAGCACGCCGTCGACATCAACATCAACGGCACGACGGGCGCCAGCGGGCACTTCACTCTCACGCGGTGA